A genomic region of Geothrix edaphica contains the following coding sequences:
- a CDS encoding amidohydrolase family protein has product MLPLPLRFLLVTLGLAVPAAASAPRPFSPAAQALIDRAFSDLDPARPVVDVHVHAIGLGQDGDGTSVHPEKLSPRHPVKRLGTNLYLKATGVKGFAHFDRDYLDILAARARAFPRPVRIHLLAMDRAYHPDGTPDPSRTEFHVPNDYVLEAAARYPDVFVPVASIHPARQDAVVELERCAAKGVRLLKWLPNAQAIDPADPRYDAFYRRMKELGVVLLTHAGEEKAVAVKGAQALGNPLRLRRPLDLGVTVIVAHCASLGRNADLDHPGKTAANFDLFLRLLDDPKYQGRLFGDLSAITQINRLPRPLQTLLARDLEARLLNGSDYPLPGVDLVVWTRGLVQLKLITPTERKALNEIWRANPLLFDFVLKRTLRDPRTGRRFAATVFLRDPAALSG; this is encoded by the coding sequence ATGCTCCCCCTGCCGCTCCGATTCCTCCTGGTGACGCTGGGCCTCGCTGTGCCCGCCGCGGCCTCGGCGCCACGGCCCTTCTCCCCCGCCGCCCAGGCCCTCATCGACCGCGCCTTCTCGGATCTGGATCCGGCCCGGCCCGTGGTGGATGTCCACGTCCACGCCATCGGCCTGGGCCAGGACGGCGATGGGACCTCCGTCCATCCCGAGAAGCTCAGCCCCCGGCACCCTGTGAAGCGCCTGGGGACGAACCTCTACCTGAAGGCCACGGGCGTGAAGGGATTCGCCCACTTCGACCGGGACTACTTGGACATCCTCGCCGCCCGGGCCCGGGCCTTCCCGAGGCCCGTGAGGATCCACCTCCTGGCCATGGACCGGGCCTACCATCCCGACGGCACGCCGGATCCCTCCCGCACGGAGTTCCACGTGCCGAACGATTACGTGCTGGAGGCGGCGGCCCGGTACCCGGATGTATTCGTCCCCGTGGCCTCCATCCACCCGGCCCGGCAGGACGCCGTCGTGGAGCTGGAACGCTGCGCGGCGAAGGGGGTCCGGCTGCTCAAGTGGCTCCCCAACGCCCAGGCCATCGATCCCGCCGATCCGCGCTACGACGCCTTCTACCGCCGCATGAAGGAACTGGGCGTGGTCCTGCTCACCCATGCGGGCGAGGAGAAGGCCGTGGCCGTCAAGGGCGCCCAGGCCCTCGGGAACCCGCTGCGCCTGCGGCGCCCGCTGGACCTCGGCGTCACCGTGATCGTGGCCCACTGCGCCAGCCTGGGCCGGAACGCGGATCTGGACCACCCCGGGAAGACGGCCGCCAACTTCGACCTCTTCCTGCGGCTCCTGGACGATCCGAAGTACCAGGGTCGCCTGTTCGGCGACCTCTCCGCCATCACCCAGATCAACCGCCTGCCCCGACCCCTGCAGACCCTGCTGGCCCGGGACCTGGAAGCCCGGCTGCTCAACGGGAGCGATTACCCCCTGCCCGGCGTGGATCTCGTCGTCTGGACCCGCGGCCTCGTGCAGCTGAAGCTGATCACGCCGACCGAGCGGAAGGCCCTCAACGAGATCTGGCGGGCCAACCCGCTCCTGTTCGACTTCGTACTCAAGCGCACCCTGAGGGATCCCCGCACCGGACGGCGCTTCGCGGCCACCGTGTTCCTGCGGGATCCCGCGGCCCTCAGCGGATGA
- a CDS encoding ABC transporter permease produces MDLIWEGLRKALELLLTLDPEVLRITLLSLEVSGLATLISLVIGLGVAIPVALNDFPGKRLVIALLNTGMGLPPVVVGLFVTVLLWRNGPFGFLEILYTPWAMILAQAAIASPIIAGISLSALQHLPPGLRLQILALGASRPQMVWLLLKEARLPLLAAVMAGFGGVISEVGASIMVGGNIKGQTRVLTTATVMETGRGNFEVAFALSILLLVLAFTVNAVLTHLQQRNRPR; encoded by the coding sequence ATGGACCTGATCTGGGAGGGACTGCGGAAGGCGCTGGAGCTGCTGCTCACGCTGGATCCCGAGGTCCTCCGGATCACCCTGCTCTCTCTCGAGGTCTCGGGCCTGGCCACCCTCATCAGCCTGGTGATCGGCCTGGGCGTGGCCATCCCCGTGGCCCTCAACGATTTCCCCGGCAAGCGGCTGGTCATCGCCCTGCTCAACACGGGCATGGGGCTGCCGCCTGTGGTGGTGGGCCTCTTCGTCACCGTGCTGCTCTGGCGGAACGGGCCCTTCGGGTTCCTGGAGATCCTGTACACGCCCTGGGCCATGATCCTGGCCCAGGCCGCCATCGCCTCGCCCATCATCGCCGGCATCAGCCTCTCGGCCCTCCAGCACCTGCCGCCGGGCCTGCGGCTGCAGATCCTGGCCCTGGGCGCCTCGCGGCCCCAGATGGTGTGGCTGCTGCTGAAGGAGGCGCGGCTGCCCCTGCTGGCCGCCGTCATGGCGGGCTTCGGCGGCGTCATCTCCGAGGTGGGCGCGTCCATCATGGTGGGCGGCAACATCAAGGGGCAGACCCGGGTGCTCACCACGGCCACGGTCATGGAGACGGGTCGGGGCAACTTCGAGGTGGCCTTCGCCCTCAGCATCCTGCTGCTGGTCCTGGCCTTCACCGTGAACGCCGTGCTCACGCACCTCCAGCAGCGGAACCGGCCCCGATGA
- a CDS encoding winged helix-turn-helix domain-containing protein, whose translation MAKPASPAASIRIRIAYGTDIAIGQGKADLLEAIGQTGSISAAARLLEMSYRKAWLLVDEMNQCFRSPVVLAAKGGPQGGGARLTPLGEEALKRFREIQAKAATAIEADVRAFRKRLLD comes from the coding sequence ATGGCCAAACCCGCCTCTCCCGCGGCCTCCATCCGCATCCGCATCGCCTACGGCACGGACATCGCCATCGGCCAGGGGAAGGCCGACCTCCTAGAGGCCATCGGGCAGACCGGCTCCATCTCCGCGGCGGCCCGGCTGCTGGAGATGAGCTACCGGAAAGCCTGGCTGCTGGTGGACGAGATGAACCAGTGCTTCCGGTCCCCGGTGGTGCTGGCGGCCAAGGGGGGCCCCCAGGGGGGCGGCGCCCGCCTGACGCCCCTCGGCGAAGAGGCCCTGAAGCGCTTCCGGGAGATCCAGGCCAAGGCCGCCACCGCCATCGAGGCCGATGTCCGGGCCTTCCGGAAGCGGCTGCTGGACTGA
- a CDS encoding DUF488 domain-containing protein: MAIRVVRLGAPRKPGEGLRIGTVRRPPRGVPKAEFAARDFYDVWLPEAAPSEELVKQAQAATSDKDWAAFKKKYRAEMGPPEKARLLDLLAALSHRTDLAVGCYCEDEAHCHRSVLRELLAERGALIR, encoded by the coding sequence ATGGCCATCCGCGTGGTGCGACTGGGAGCGCCGAGAAAGCCCGGCGAGGGCTTGCGGATCGGCACGGTGCGCCGGCCGCCCCGAGGCGTGCCCAAGGCGGAATTCGCCGCTCGCGATTTCTACGACGTGTGGCTGCCGGAGGCGGCGCCCAGCGAGGAGCTGGTGAAGCAGGCCCAGGCCGCCACCAGCGACAAGGACTGGGCGGCCTTCAAGAAGAAATACCGGGCGGAGATGGGCCCTCCCGAGAAGGCGCGGCTCCTGGACCTGCTGGCGGCCCTGTCACACCGGACGGATCTGGCCGTGGGCTGCTACTGCGAGGACGAAGCGCACTGCCACCGCTCCGTGCTGCGGGAGCTGCTGGCGGAGCGGGGCGCGCTCATCCGCTGA
- the glp gene encoding gephyrin-like molybdotransferase Glp, with the protein MTTPAEALQSILARVAPLPPRTLPLAEALGLAAAGAIRSAEQVPPFTNSAMDGYAVRAGDLAAASAEHPVRLRVLGDLAAGATPDRAVAAGTAWRIMTGAPLPEGADSVVPVEDTVRGADWVEVRKPLREGIHIRLAGEDIQAGLALVEAGRGLRPGDLGVLAAVGHPAVTVHPRARVAVLTTGDELVEASERPGPGQIRDANIHAICAQVAACGAVPIPFARVRDDRATLAGVLREAMGEADAILTTGGISVGDYDFVKAILEELGAQRVFWKVAQKPGGPLGFWMLGDKPVFGIPGNPVAAMLMVEEYVRPALRRLMGFAKLHRPVAEARLEGGWTGKAGDHRTTFLRVVARREGGQLRARLTGPQGSAILSSMLHTNALAVVPAGMDRVEPGGMVPLHLTEEAEDH; encoded by the coding sequence ATGACCACTCCCGCCGAAGCCCTCCAGTCGATCCTCGCCCGCGTGGCGCCCCTGCCGCCGCGCACCCTGCCGCTGGCGGAGGCCCTGGGCCTGGCCGCGGCCGGGGCCATCCGGTCCGCCGAGCAGGTGCCACCCTTCACCAACTCCGCCATGGACGGCTATGCCGTGCGGGCCGGGGACCTCGCAGCGGCCTCGGCGGAACATCCCGTCCGCCTGCGGGTGCTGGGGGATCTCGCCGCCGGGGCCACGCCGGACCGGGCCGTGGCAGCGGGGACGGCCTGGCGCATCATGACCGGCGCGCCGCTGCCCGAGGGCGCCGATTCCGTGGTGCCCGTGGAGGACACCGTGCGCGGCGCGGACTGGGTGGAGGTCCGGAAGCCTCTCCGGGAGGGCATCCACATCCGCCTGGCGGGCGAGGACATCCAGGCGGGCCTGGCGCTGGTGGAGGCCGGACGGGGCCTGCGCCCCGGCGACCTGGGTGTATTGGCGGCGGTGGGGCACCCCGCCGTGACGGTGCATCCGCGGGCCCGGGTGGCCGTGCTCACCACCGGGGACGAGCTGGTGGAGGCCTCGGAACGGCCCGGCCCCGGTCAGATCCGCGACGCGAACATCCACGCCATCTGCGCCCAGGTGGCCGCCTGCGGGGCTGTCCCGATCCCCTTCGCGCGGGTTCGGGACGACCGGGCCACACTCGCGGGCGTGCTGCGGGAGGCGATGGGGGAGGCCGACGCCATCCTCACCACCGGCGGCATCTCCGTGGGCGACTACGACTTCGTGAAGGCCATCCTGGAGGAGCTGGGCGCGCAGCGCGTCTTCTGGAAGGTGGCCCAGAAGCCGGGCGGGCCGCTGGGCTTCTGGATGCTGGGGGACAAGCCGGTCTTCGGCATCCCGGGCAACCCCGTGGCCGCCATGCTGATGGTGGAGGAATACGTGCGCCCGGCGCTCCGCCGGCTGATGGGCTTCGCGAAGCTCCATCGCCCCGTGGCCGAAGCGCGGCTGGAGGGCGGCTGGACCGGCAAGGCCGGCGACCACCGCACCACCTTCCTGCGGGTGGTGGCCCGGCGCGAGGGCGGCCAGCTTCGGGCGCGGCTCACAGGCCCCCAGGGTTCCGCCATCCTCTCCTCGATGCTCCACACCAACGCCCTGGCCGTGGTTCCCGCGGGGATGGATCGGGTGGAGCCGGGCGGGATGGTTCCGCTCCACCTCACGGAAGAGGCGGAAGATCACTGA
- a CDS encoding 4Fe-4S binding protein yields the protein MKQLVIDFQKCDAGRNCNHECEMECAIKVFKVDDPAQAALQIKAYEDGGGKAVLCDQCGDCVVVCPTEALKRNKLGVVMIDKQLCVGCYMCIGFCEKDAFMRNPDWIVPHKCTSCGICVKVCPHGALSIVDVPEPAIRII from the coding sequence ATGAAACAGCTGGTGATCGATTTCCAGAAGTGCGACGCAGGGCGCAACTGCAACCATGAGTGTGAGATGGAGTGCGCCATCAAGGTCTTCAAGGTGGACGACCCTGCCCAGGCGGCCCTCCAGATCAAGGCCTACGAGGACGGCGGCGGCAAGGCCGTCCTCTGCGACCAGTGCGGCGACTGCGTGGTGGTCTGCCCGACGGAGGCCCTCAAGCGCAACAAGCTGGGCGTCGTGATGATCGACAAGCAGCTCTGCGTGGGCTGCTACATGTGCATCGGCTTCTGTGAGAAGGACGCCTTCATGCGGAACCCCGACTGGATCGTCCCCCACAAGTGCACCTCCTGCGGCATCTGCGTGAAGGTCTGCCCCCACGGGGCCCTCTCCATCGTGGACGTCCCCGAGCCGGCCATCCGGATCATCTGA
- a CDS encoding substrate-binding domain-containing protein: protein MRIPRFPGWTWLVVASLACAGLQAGPPAPQSLILATTTSTQDSGLLDELIPRFEKATGYRVKTIAVGSGQALAMGRRGEADVLLVHSPEAEQALMKEGSGVNRRLVMHNDFILLGPATDPAHVRGKAAAAALQAVAAGHAVFISRGDNSGTHAQEKKLWAAAGVKAEGQAWYQQTGLGMGQTLAVAAEKRAYTLSDRGTYLAMRKKLGLQILSEGDAALLNVYHVIEVNPTRHPRVNARGARAFADFLVSKDVQTTIKEFGIGTFGSPLFFPDAGKPE, encoded by the coding sequence ATGCGGATCCCGAGATTCCCCGGATGGACCTGGCTGGTTGTGGCCTCCCTGGCCTGCGCGGGCCTCCAGGCCGGCCCGCCGGCCCCGCAGTCGCTCATCCTCGCCACCACCACCAGCACCCAGGACTCGGGCCTGCTGGATGAGCTCATCCCCCGCTTCGAGAAGGCGACGGGCTACCGGGTGAAGACCATCGCCGTGGGTTCCGGCCAGGCCCTCGCCATGGGCCGGCGGGGCGAGGCGGACGTGCTGCTGGTGCACTCCCCTGAGGCCGAGCAGGCGCTCATGAAGGAGGGCTCCGGCGTGAACCGCCGCCTCGTCATGCACAACGACTTCATCCTGCTGGGACCGGCCACGGACCCCGCCCACGTGCGCGGGAAGGCCGCCGCCGCGGCCCTCCAGGCCGTGGCCGCGGGCCACGCCGTCTTCATCTCCCGGGGCGACAACTCGGGCACCCACGCGCAGGAGAAGAAGCTCTGGGCCGCCGCGGGCGTCAAGGCCGAGGGGCAGGCCTGGTACCAGCAGACGGGCCTCGGCATGGGGCAGACCCTGGCCGTGGCCGCCGAGAAGCGGGCTTACACTCTGTCAGATCGGGGCACCTACCTGGCCATGCGCAAGAAACTCGGCTTGCAGATCCTCAGCGAAGGCGATGCGGCCCTCCTGAATGTCTACCACGTCATCGAGGTGAACCCCACCCGGCATCCCCGGGTGAATGCCCGCGGAGCCCGCGCATTTGCTGACTTCCTGGTGTCGAAAGATGTGCAGACCACCATCAAAGAATTCGGAATCGGTACTTTTGGCTCGCCGTTATTCTTTCCTGATGCCGGCAAGCCGGAATAG
- a CDS encoding homogentisate 1,2-dioxygenase encodes MSKKETPLFPLRKGLHTRQAHVDLPAGTFEEEHARNGFFGRTTHLYRLHPVTDWTRIEGPLRPHSYDLNGLEPSADAAIRASMFGSQDPAFAPICILHNADVALHWVAPVAMDFFYRNADGDDVYYIHAGGGKLETTFGAIHYVTGDYLVIPRGTTYRFLPDSTPQRYLLIESFSEVTIPDRNQLGPNAIFDPAMVDTPELEPYDATPREWAVHIKRESQITKVFYPFNPLDVVGWKGDLTVWRINVKDIRPVVSARYHLPPSAHSTFIAHNFVICSFLPRPFEEEEGAMRVPFFHSNIDYDEVLFYSAGHFFSRDGIGAGMMTWHPQGIHHGPHPKAIPLSRTKDRTDEVAVMVDAFRPLKATPAAELMENVNYWASWK; translated from the coding sequence ATGTCCAAAAAGGAAACGCCGCTCTTCCCCCTGCGCAAGGGCCTGCACACGCGGCAGGCGCATGTGGACCTGCCCGCGGGCACCTTCGAGGAGGAGCACGCGCGCAACGGATTCTTCGGGCGAACCACGCACCTCTACCGCCTGCACCCAGTGACGGACTGGACCCGCATCGAGGGGCCCCTGCGACCCCACAGCTACGACCTGAACGGATTGGAACCCTCCGCCGATGCGGCCATCCGGGCCTCCATGTTCGGTTCGCAGGATCCCGCCTTCGCGCCCATCTGCATCCTGCACAATGCCGACGTGGCCCTGCACTGGGTGGCGCCCGTTGCCATGGACTTCTTCTACCGCAACGCCGATGGCGACGACGTCTATTACATCCACGCGGGGGGCGGCAAATTGGAGACCACCTTCGGCGCGATCCACTACGTCACGGGCGACTACCTGGTGATTCCGCGCGGTACCACCTACCGCTTCCTTCCGGATTCAACCCCGCAGCGCTATCTGCTCATCGAAAGCTTCAGCGAAGTCACCATCCCCGACCGCAACCAGCTGGGCCCCAACGCCATCTTCGATCCGGCCATGGTGGACACCCCGGAGCTGGAGCCCTACGACGCGACACCACGGGAATGGGCCGTCCACATCAAGCGTGAAAGCCAGATCACGAAGGTGTTCTACCCCTTCAATCCCCTGGACGTGGTGGGCTGGAAGGGCGACCTGACGGTCTGGCGCATCAACGTGAAGGACATCCGGCCCGTCGTCAGCGCCCGCTACCACCTGCCGCCCAGCGCGCACTCCACCTTCATTGCCCACAACTTCGTCATCTGCTCCTTCCTGCCCCGGCCCTTCGAGGAGGAGGAAGGCGCCATGCGCGTCCCCTTCTTCCACTCCAACATCGACTACGACGAGGTGCTGTTCTACAGCGCGGGCCACTTCTTCTCGCGGGACGGCATCGGCGCCGGGATGATGACCTGGCATCCCCAGGGCATCCACCACGGGCCCCACCCCAAGGCGATCCCCCTCAGCCGCACCAAGGACCGCACGGACGAAGTGGCCGTCATGGTGGACGCCTTCCGGCCGCTGAAGGCCACGCCGGCGGCGGAGCTGATGGAGAACGTGAACTATTGGGCTTCTTGGAAGTAG
- the pruA gene encoding L-glutamate gamma-semialdehyde dehydrogenase codes for MSNAIFSLPESHNEPILPYAPGSRERALLKAELERQYALELDIPLIIGGKEVRTGKTQKATCPHDHQHVLARFHEAGEAEVRLAIDAALAAKKDWEATPWEDRAAIFHKVASLISGKYRYILNAATMLGQSKSAYQAEIDSTCETADFFRYNAKFMEEIYKQQPISDPHVWNRVHYRALEGFVFAVTPFNFTAIAANLPTAPAVMGNTVVWKPASTSVVSNYYLMQLYKEAGLPDGVINFIPGRGSMIGKIALEDPNFAGLHFTGSTGVFNSMWKTISGNLERYKGYPRIVGETGGKDYVFMHASGDVDETAAGIVRASFEYQGQKCSACSRVYAPASHWPELKARLLELMGEIRMGDVRDFRNFFNAVIDEASFDNAMKYIELAKASKEAEILVGGKGDKSKGWFVEPTIILTTNPKFVTMQEEIFAPVLTIYVYDDAKLDETLKVLDETSPYALTGAIFARDRYVINQLTEALANTAGNFYINDKPTGAVVGHQPFGGARASGTNDKAGSFLNLIRWTSPRTIKESFTPPRDLKFPFLEAE; via the coding sequence ATGTCCAACGCCATCTTCAGCCTGCCCGAATCCCACAATGAGCCCATCCTGCCCTACGCCCCCGGCTCGCGGGAGCGGGCCCTCCTGAAGGCCGAGCTGGAGCGCCAGTACGCCCTCGAACTCGACATCCCGCTCATCATCGGCGGGAAGGAAGTGCGCACCGGGAAGACCCAGAAGGCCACCTGCCCCCACGACCACCAGCATGTGCTGGCCCGGTTCCACGAGGCCGGCGAGGCCGAGGTCCGCCTGGCCATCGACGCGGCCCTGGCCGCCAAGAAGGACTGGGAGGCCACGCCCTGGGAGGACCGCGCCGCCATCTTCCACAAGGTGGCCAGCCTGATTTCCGGGAAGTACCGCTACATCCTGAACGCCGCCACCATGCTGGGCCAGTCGAAGAGCGCGTACCAGGCGGAGATCGACAGCACCTGCGAGACGGCGGACTTCTTCCGCTACAACGCGAAGTTCATGGAGGAGATCTACAAGCAGCAGCCGATCTCAGATCCCCACGTGTGGAACCGCGTGCACTACCGCGCCCTCGAGGGCTTCGTCTTCGCCGTGACGCCCTTCAACTTCACGGCCATCGCCGCCAACCTGCCCACGGCCCCGGCGGTCATGGGCAATACGGTCGTTTGGAAGCCCGCTTCCACGTCCGTGGTGTCGAACTACTACCTCATGCAGCTCTACAAGGAGGCCGGCCTGCCGGACGGCGTCATCAACTTCATCCCCGGCCGCGGCTCCATGATCGGGAAGATCGCGCTGGAGGATCCCAACTTCGCGGGCCTCCACTTCACGGGCTCCACCGGCGTCTTCAACAGCATGTGGAAGACCATCAGCGGCAACCTGGAGCGCTACAAGGGCTACCCCCGCATCGTGGGCGAGACCGGCGGCAAGGACTACGTGTTCATGCACGCCTCCGGTGACGTGGACGAGACCGCCGCGGGCATCGTGCGCGCCAGCTTCGAGTACCAGGGCCAGAAGTGCTCCGCCTGCTCCCGCGTCTACGCCCCCGCCTCCCACTGGCCCGAGCTGAAGGCGCGCCTGCTGGAGCTGATGGGGGAGATCCGCATGGGCGATGTGCGCGACTTCCGCAACTTCTTCAATGCGGTCATCGACGAGGCTTCCTTCGACAACGCCATGAAGTACATCGAGCTGGCGAAGGCCTCGAAGGAGGCTGAGATCCTCGTGGGCGGCAAGGGCGACAAGTCGAAGGGCTGGTTCGTGGAGCCGACGATCATCCTCACCACGAATCCCAAGTTCGTGACCATGCAGGAGGAGATCTTCGCGCCGGTGCTCACCATCTATGTCTATGACGACGCCAAGCTGGACGAGACGTTGAAGGTTCTGGACGAGACATCTCCCTACGCCCTGACCGGCGCCATCTTCGCCCGCGACCGCTACGTCATCAACCAGCTGACCGAGGCCCTGGCCAACACCGCCGGGAACTTCTACATCAACGACAAGCCCACGGGCGCCGTGGTGGGCCACCAGCCCTTCGGCGGAGCCCGCGCCTCGGGCACCAACGACAAGGCCGGGAGCTTCCTGAACCTGATCCGCTGGACCTCTCCGCGCACCATCAAGGAGAGCTTCACCCCGCCCCGGGACCTCAAGTTTCCGTTCCTCGAAGCAGAGTAG
- a CDS encoding MFS transporter, producing the protein MTAEPSFREKYSFPASYWNANLTELFERAAYYSMASFIVIYLGRLGLGDYWPSTLNGVLWFLVYFLPILSGTIADQIGFRRSLLLACVLLVGGYFLMGYPVWFGGQTLALQAGKEVTAGLGVMVPVAAAIVLVGIGGSFVKPCIAGTVQRTHLGKATLAFAIFYMVINIGSVFGRLTAFFVRTKLGKLDTIFLVSMAASVLAFLVVALRYRDPESTVDPSKPRRTIPEIFFGMFKVLGSGRFALFLLVSSGFYFIYNQVYNVLPLYVKKTVELSPAMDLYTMANPITIVLFQLLITKLFGKLPPIKSIIVGTVIIGLAMLINVAPLYLAGGVTIKLWLPLGSLFIVMTVALIAFGELFASARLYEYIGSLAPKGQEGLFLGYSNLPMAIGSLVGGPAGAWLFNKVMCAGAVKQADGLLKLDPRAAATGWIILTLFGLGSALSLWFYNRWLQKQS; encoded by the coding sequence ATGACCGCCGAGCCCTCCTTCCGCGAGAAGTACTCCTTCCCTGCCAGCTACTGGAACGCGAACCTCACGGAGCTGTTCGAGCGGGCGGCCTACTACTCCATGGCCAGCTTCATCGTCATCTACCTGGGGCGGCTCGGCCTGGGCGACTACTGGCCCAGCACCCTGAACGGCGTGCTCTGGTTCCTGGTCTACTTCCTGCCCATCCTCAGCGGCACCATCGCCGATCAGATCGGCTTCCGCCGCAGCCTGCTCCTGGCCTGCGTGCTGCTGGTAGGGGGCTACTTCCTCATGGGCTATCCCGTCTGGTTCGGCGGGCAGACCCTGGCCCTGCAGGCGGGCAAGGAGGTCACGGCGGGACTGGGCGTGATGGTGCCCGTGGCGGCGGCCATCGTGCTGGTCGGCATCGGCGGCTCCTTCGTGAAGCCCTGCATCGCGGGCACCGTGCAGCGCACGCACCTGGGCAAGGCCACCCTGGCCTTCGCCATCTTCTACATGGTGATCAACATCGGCAGCGTGTTCGGGCGCCTCACGGCCTTCTTCGTCCGCACCAAGCTGGGCAAGCTGGACACCATCTTCCTCGTGTCCATGGCCGCCTCGGTGCTGGCCTTCCTGGTGGTGGCGCTGCGCTACCGGGATCCTGAATCCACGGTGGATCCAAGCAAGCCCAGACGCACCATCCCTGAGATATTCTTCGGCATGTTCAAGGTGCTGGGCAGCGGGCGTTTCGCGCTGTTCCTGCTGGTGAGCAGCGGCTTCTACTTCATCTACAACCAGGTCTACAACGTGCTGCCGCTCTACGTGAAGAAGACCGTGGAGCTGAGCCCGGCCATGGACCTCTACACCATGGCGAACCCCATCACCATCGTGCTGTTCCAGCTGCTCATCACCAAGCTGTTCGGCAAGCTGCCGCCCATCAAGTCCATCATCGTGGGCACGGTGATCATCGGCCTCGCCATGCTCATCAACGTGGCGCCGCTCTACTTGGCGGGCGGCGTGACCATAAAGCTGTGGCTCCCCTTGGGCAGCCTCTTCATCGTGATGACCGTGGCCCTCATCGCCTTCGGCGAACTGTTCGCGTCGGCCCGTCTCTACGAGTACATCGGCTCCCTGGCGCCCAAGGGCCAGGAAGGCCTCTTCCTGGGCTATTCCAACCTGCCCATGGCCATCGGCAGCCTGGTGGGCGGCCCCGCGGGCGCCTGGCTCTTCAACAAGGTCATGTGCGCCGGCGCCGTGAAGCAGGCGGACGGCCTCCTGAAGCTGGATCCCAGGGCCGCCGCCACCGGCTGGATCATTCTCACGCTCTTCGGTCTGGGCAGCGCGCTCAGCCTGTGGTTCTACAACCGGTGGCTGCAGAAGCAGAGCTGA
- a CDS encoding ABC transporter ATP-binding protein — protein MSRATVLEARGLKVLRGGTQVLDVPALGLRAGEVLALMGPNGAGKSTLMLALAGLLPLSGGTLLYQGVELRSRSEREAFRRRMTMVFQDPLLFDATVAQNIATGLKLRGVPAALREPAVRAWAGRLGIGHLLDRSARHLSGGEAQRTALARAFVLGPEILFLDEPFAALDAPAREGLLDDLGHILAETGSTAVISTHDQGEAARLAHRLAVMQGGTLLQTGGLREVMNHPQDPIVAAFVGMETLLRGQVATCGEGLLTLRLGKGSGGQEVLAIGEAQPGQTVLVGIRPENVTLSLQTDKSSSARNAFPGTVTKILPRGPFFKVELDCGFFLAAYVTAQSLAELDLRPGGAVVASFKATAAHLIRREGLDAEV, from the coding sequence ATGAGCCGCGCGACCGTCCTGGAGGCGCGGGGCCTGAAGGTCCTTCGGGGCGGGACCCAGGTCCTCGATGTGCCCGCGCTGGGCCTGCGGGCGGGCGAGGTCCTGGCCCTCATGGGGCCCAACGGCGCCGGCAAGAGCACCCTGATGCTGGCTCTGGCAGGCCTCCTGCCCCTGTCCGGGGGAACCCTCCTGTATCAAGGGGTGGAGCTCCGGTCCCGCTCGGAGCGCGAGGCCTTCCGCCGCCGCATGACCATGGTCTTCCAGGACCCGCTGCTCTTCGACGCCACCGTGGCCCAGAACATCGCCACCGGGCTCAAGCTCCGGGGCGTTCCCGCCGCCCTGCGCGAGCCGGCCGTGCGCGCCTGGGCCGGGCGCCTGGGCATCGGGCACCTGCTGGACCGCTCGGCCCGCCACCTGTCCGGGGGCGAGGCCCAGCGCACCGCCCTGGCCCGGGCCTTCGTCTTGGGGCCCGAGATCCTCTTCCTGGACGAGCCCTTCGCCGCCCTGGACGCCCCCGCCCGGGAGGGCCTGCTCGACGACCTGGGCCACATCCTCGCCGAGACCGGCAGCACCGCAGTGATCTCCACCCACGACCAGGGCGAGGCGGCACGCCTCGCCCACCGGCTGGCCGTGATGCAGGGCGGAACCCTCCTCCAGACCGGCGGCCTCCGGGAGGTCATGAACCACCCGCAGGATCCGATCGTGGCGGCCTTCGTGGGCATGGAGACCCTGCTCAGGGGCCAGGTGGCCACCTGCGGGGAGGGCCTGCTGACCCTGCGACTCGGCAAGGGCTCGGGCGGCCAGGAAGTGCTGGCCATCGGCGAGGCCCAGCCCGGCCAGACCGTCCTGGTAGGCATCCGCCCCGAGAACGTGACCCTCTCTTTACAAACCGACAAATCCAGCAGCGCCCGGAACGCCTTCCCCGGCACCGTCACCAAGATCCTCCCCCGGGGCCCCTTCTTCAAGGTGGAGCTGGATTGCGGGTTCTTCCTGGCGGCCTACGTGACGGCGCAATCCCTGGCAGAACTGGACCTCAGGCCCGGGGGCGCCGTGGTGGCCTCCTTCAAGGCCACGGCCGCCCACCTCATCCGCCGGGAGGGCCTCGACGCCGAAGTGTGA